GCCAGCCCGTGGTGAGTGGTGGATTTTGGCTGAGTCGCAAGGCTTTCCGGACCACCGAGGCTCGGTGCAATGATGAAAAGCTCAAGGCTGTCGACGACCTTCGTTGCGTCTTTATCCGACCCGTCGATCTCCACGGTCAGCATCCCCCCGAATCCGGACATCTGGGATCTCGCCAGATCGTGCTGCGGGAAATCCGGCAGCCCCGGGTAAAGGACCCTGACGACCTTCGGATGGTTTCTCATCGCTTCCGCAACGGCCTGCGCGGTCTTGTTCTGCCTCTCCACGCGAATGGGGAGCGTCCGCAGGCTCCTCGACAGAAGTGCGGCGACTTCCGGAGCCATCATCTGTCCCAGGTTCTTCCGCCAGGGTGCAACCGGTTCGATCCGCTCCTTCGACCCCATGAGAGCCCCACCTGTCAGGTCGCTGTGGCCTCCCAGGTACTTGGTGGCACTGTGGACGGCGATATCCGCGCCGAGAGCCAGTACTTGCTGGTTGATGGGCGAGGCAAAGGTGTTATCGACGGCCACGAGGGCGCCGTACGTGTGGGAAAGCCTACCGATCTCCTTTATGTCGAAGATCTCCATCGTCGGGTTCGTGGGGGTTTCAAAAAAGACAAGGCTCTGCCCCTCTTTCAGAACTTCCTCCAGCTTCCCTACCTCATCTCCCAGGAGCAGGGTTGTCGGTATCCCTACAAGGGGCAGTTGATCGGTGAGCAATGCCAGTGTGCCGCCGTATGCGTTCCCCAGGCAAACAATCCCCTCCCGGCCATGGGTGAAAAAGAGCGCCGCCTCCGCCGCCATGCCCGAGGCGAACACGAGGGCCGCCTCCGCGTTTTCCAGGCTTGCGAGCTTGGCCTCCACGCTCCTGATCGTCGGGTTCAAGCCGTACCTTGTGTAGAGGTTCCCCTGGCGTCTCCCTTCCACCACGTCGAGGAGATCGGCCGTAGAACGGAACCCGAAGGTGGTGGTGTTGTAGATCGGCGTGTGCGGGGATCCCTCGGCGTCTCTTACCTCCCCTGCATGTACGCACCGTGTGGAAAGATCGTAATTCTTCTTCATTGATCCTCCTTCATAAGACTTCGAAGATTTTCCGGTCCATCGACCCTCCTTAATAGCTGGCCCGCAATCGAAGGTACAGATTGTCGTCCTTGTCGAGCTGTCCGAACTGGGTGANNNNNNNNNNNCCGAACTGGGTGAAGTCATTCTTCCCGAAGAAGACGTTGGCCCCCGACGCGACGGACAGCCGGTCGGTGATCTTGTAGGAGATTTGGGGATTGACCATGCCGTCCTCGTCCGAAGGGCTGTAAAAAACGATTAAGGAAAGCTCCACCGTCTGGTAGCGGAGCAACCGGGTCAAGCGCAGGAAGAGAAGGTGACGATATTCCTTCTTTTCCGGCGCTCCGGGGGGGAGAGAAGCCTTATATGCCCCGTAACCCAGCATCTGCTCCAGATAATATTGGGCGCGGACGGTAAAATCGGTCCGGAGCTCCCGCTCGTAGCCCAGCAGGTACCTCAGGGAAGAATTTTCGATCAAGGGATTCGTTCCCGGCCTGTCCTCCCGGGAATCGAAATAACCGAATTCGAAACTCGCGACGCCCTGAAGGAAGGGCCCCCGCATGCTGGCACCGTAAACCGACAGCTTCGGGTAGAAGAGCGTCCCGTCGGCCGGATCCATGCCCGCAGGCTCCTTGAAGAAGCCGCGAAATCCGTAGAGGGTGCCCTCGTAACTTCCGAAGGTCCGATAAAGCCTTAAGGCGAGTTCGGTATTCGCCGGGGTTGCGGTGGGCTTCCTCATGGACAGGCTCTCGCCGGGGGCCGCAATCCGGTTGGTAAACGGGTTGAAGAAGGAAAGCAGCTCTCCTTGCGGAACTTCAC
The Deltaproteobacteria bacterium RBG_16_64_85 genome window above contains:
- a CDS encoding cystathionine gamma-synthase, yielding MKKNYDLSTRCVHAGEVRDAEGSPHTPIYNTTTFGFRSTADLLDVVEGRRQGNLYTRYGLNPTIRSVEAKLASLENAEAALVFASGMAAEAALFFTHGREGIVCLGNAYGGTLALLTDQLPLVGIPTTLLLGDEVGKLEEVLKEGQSLVFFETPTNPTMEIFDIKEIGRLSHTYGALVAVDNTFASPINQQVLALGADIAVHSATKYLGGHSDLTGGALMGSKERIEPVAPWRKNLGQMMAPEVAALLSRSLRTLPIRVERQNKTAQAVAEAMRNHPKVVRVLYPGLPDFPQHDLARSQMSGFGGMLTVEIDGSDKDATKVVDSLELFIIAPSLGGPESLATQPKSTTHHGLAPGERLKRGITDSMIRFSIGMEAAKDLIEDLNNALENV